The following DNA comes from Alnus glutinosa chromosome 6, dhAlnGlut1.1, whole genome shotgun sequence.
CGCAACCCCATCCTAGAGGCCACCCCTCACCCAAGAGCAGTGGTTGTGAGCTACGGTTGTGAGCTACTACTCTATTCGGGAGCAGTTTCTCAATTTTTGCAAAGAGGAGggtagttttgtaattttttctttcaaactaggGGTATTTTTGATAGAAGAAATGGTTCAGGCATACGTGACTGGCATGTGTGACATTTTCTATCTAAAATAACTTGTCAGAATGGATATGGGGGTGACTCGAAACattttggtagttcataggcTTAAGTTGTAGTTTGGTGGCTTAAGCAAAATTTggttaattagttttttttttttttttttgggggggggggggggggaggtaaAGTTTAATTTACCCTTTTATTAATGAATCAGCAATTCCATTGAAACCAAACTGAGGAAGTACCAGTTgagaaaagaaacacaaacaaTAGCTTTAAACACCCTAAAATGAATGACAGACAAATCCCTAAACTTAAACAACAAACAGGACACAAAAACCCTTGACCaatatttttttcccctaaacACATAGAAGGTAGTGTTAAGCTTTCTACAGATTACCAGCCTGGGTTGAAAATTTTGTGGTGGGACACAATATTGGATAGGGGCAGTTTAGGATTAATGCTGTTTAAAGTTCTATGGTTTAAATAGGCTtacaagtgaaaaaaaaaatccttagtTTGTTATACTTCATTCATAATATTTCTTAACGCTTCCTCTTATTTCCTGGTAGATAGGTTGTATCTTGCTAGAACGATATAGCCCTTCCTTACACTGTTACACACGTACTGCATCATAGTGCTTCTGATCCTTAATCTCTAGTTACCTGCTTACACTTTTCACATCTCTATTTAAATGAGCTCTGCTTGCATCAGTTTGCCTCTCAAATAAATGATTCATTGCATTTATATAGCTTTCAGGTACCAACTCTTGAACAAGCTATTGTTTTTCGTAGCGAACATTTTTGTAGTAAGCTATGTTTCTTTAACAAATAAATTGCTTTTTGAGTGCGCCTTTGATTGGCATTATCTCATCTTCTTGGATCAGTCAATCTTTTTGAAGCTTGTTGCTCACATTGATTAGTATTGcatccttttattattattattattattattctacaaATGGAATACAGTTGGTTCGGTATTTGTGAAGTATACCAAGATTAGCCCGTGCATGGGACATACCTATAAAATGTGATTAAATTCTCATATTCTCTAAATGTTTGAGattcatcaaaatatatatgatgtTTGAGACCCTGGAAAGGCAAAACTTACTAAACTCTAAGATGCTATTGACATCATTGACTGGGATATTGATTCTGcctttttttcccccttttttttttaattctagaTAAGTTAGTTGCTTTCATTTTGTAACATGAATGTGAGTGTGTCTTATGTCCAATTGAGATAGCAGGTTGACTTTTTAATTTACCATTGCCTACAATGATACTAAACTTTTTACGCTTGTATTCCTATCAATGTAGTACAATGATACTAAACTTTTTATGCTTGTATTCCTATCAATGTAGTACAATGGCTGCAACCAGAAATGGGAGACATTTGTCAACAGATTCTAACAAGGTTGACGAACCATTCAAAGTTGAGGAAGCAGAGACAGTTAATGTTCCCCCACCTCCAACAGAGAAGGTATTACACTGTGAGGGCTGCAGTTTACTCTGAATTTTTCAATCCATTAGTCTTGTTGTACAGATTCTTGTTCACTCTTGACTTTGACGTATATGCATTTTGACTCAGTTACTTGTGTTGGGTGGAAATGGATTTGTTGGCTCACATGTTTGTAGAGAAGCTTTAGATCGAGGTTTGTCTGTTGCTAGTCTCAGCAGGTATAAAGCTTTTAATCCTCATAACTCTTTTGTAGGTTTCCCTCACTAAAGGTTCTTATCTAGGTGGATTCAAACTTCTTGTGCCTGCTGATGCTAAACAGATTTTGAATACAATTGGCTTGTCGGAATATTAGCCCCTATGCCATTCTAATGCATAAAAATCGGGGATAATCTAGTTTTATTATATAGGAACATAGATCACTAGAAGTCCAAAGGATGCAATGACAGTGAGAAAGACATGCATAATTAGCATTTGGAAAATAAGTAGATTAATATATCTTTGCTGCAAGTACTTGAAATAATATGCTATAAGTGTGTCTTGCGTTCTGTCGTCTTGGTTCTACTACTTGCTTGTGCTACCCAATGCTGCAGTCCCCTGATGTAGGTACTTAACTGCCTTCATTTACTTGGATTTGTGTTAGTGATTCCAATTTTTTGACTAAAATATAGAGTTTAGTTATCTCAAGCTGACTTGTCATGAATCaactaactttttttctttttctctttttttcttttatgagcaTAAAGCAACTAAGTTGAGAGACAGGTCCATTAATAGCTTTCTTGTAAACCAGCAAATatgattcaaagaaaaaaaactcagaAATATATTTCTACAATCTCTGTGAAAACTTTCATAACATTGTAGAAGCGTCTTCATAGGAACTTCTTCATGGTggttggatcaaaatttaaggTTTTGTCACTTGTATGACCATTTAGATTTCCATCGTCTttggacagtttttttttttttttctcttgtgatAAGGTACATGATTTTTTCCTTAatgctttcttcttcctttcagGTCTGGTCGATCATCTATACATGATTCTTGGGCTAACAAAGTGACCTGGCATCAAGGTTTGCTTTCTTGTATATTATATTTCTTGATGACCTTGTACTTGGGATGGTGTAATGCTTCTAAACTCTTCATCCCATTGCCAGGAAACCTCCTTTTACCTGATTCATGGAGAGAAGCCCTGAGTGGGGTGACAGCTGTTGTAAGTAGATTCTTATCTTTTGATGGATGCTACTTATGGTTGGCAATGTGCTTATAATATTGCGGATAGGGGATTCCTTTGAATTGTTTCTCATGATTTCTATTATCAAGCTTAGGTTGTCTTTATTCCTTTGAATTGCTTGAAGAATTAGAGCATGCAGGATAAAGGGGACGAAGTGTTTGGGATTATCATATAGTTGCCTTGTTTAGCAGTATCAATTAGTTGACTCCAATTTGTTAAACTGAaagacatttttcttttaagttaacgGTGGAAGCAACTGAGCTTGGTTGTGGGTTGTGAACTTGTGAGATCAATGAGTGCCACTGCTGAAGAAGATTGATTCTATTTCATTCATTCACGgtgcaaaataaaacaaaaggcaaACGTATTTTTGATAGGCTAGAGGTATTATCCATCGAGAcaagttgtgcaaaagttgatTGAGGTGATTAAGCCTTGAGTAGTAAGTGTTGTTTAATGCACAAAAGAGGAGTGACGGGATTTATGATGAAACAGTGAAAAAAGAAACTAGATGTTTGTGAATGAGAGTGAGAAGAAATTTAGGTTCTTgattcaacaacaacaaaaaaaggttATGAAATAAAGGACCTTTTAAAGTCTGAATTTGGGTGTCTAGAAATAAGTTCAAGACCAAACTTTCTGCTGTGAGGagctatgattttttttttttttttttttttacatttatataaatTGTGCACGAAGAatgaaaggggggggggggggggggggccctTACTCTTAGCTTTCAGTATTCTCCTTCACTGCTAGATGTTTCTGTTCATTGCTTTCTTGGTGAGATGTTTGTCTTCTCGGCTAATTAAAGTTTATATCTTAGATCTCCTGTGTTGGTGGTTTTGGCTCCAACtcttatatgtataaaattaATGGGACTGCAAACATCAATGCAATAAGAGCTGCAGCAGAAGAAGGTATTATCTATTTTACTGTTTATTACTATTTGAAGACTGCTCAAATGGATTGCCTGGGTAGTACTACTGGACCCTTATGTTATTTATAGGACCTGTTGAACCATATAACCCAATGTCTCCCCTTAATCTATTTAGtaactttctttctctctcaagaTGATAGACAGTTGATGTGGCTGCAGTTTATATTCTGATTTACATTCCTTGGCTGTAGCTGCTTCCATTTTCTTAACTAGTAGATTATGTTCGACTAGGAGCTTGAGCTCCAACAACTAAGCTTTACTTGAGTTCAAGCCAAGCTTGAGGACTATATACATTCTTTAAGCCATACTTGAACATTCGAAGCTCGGTTTAAGTCAGCTCATCTGCAATCTGCGGAGAATGCACGAAACTGtcctttcctttttgttttcgaATTCCGATAATCTGTTTTGTTTCCTCGAAACCATctctttgttactttttttgGTTGGATGATTGGCTCTTGATCCTGCAGGTGTGAAAAGATTTGTATATATATCTGCTGCTGATTTTGGCTTGGTAAATTACTTGCTGCAAGGATATTATGAGGGAAAGGTACTGCTGTCAGATCTGGAAATTAATCCTGGATTCTGAGCATTGAAACACTGTCTTAAAAGATATTTATCTCTATAAAGTTCATTTGAAATGCCATATTGAACTCAAACTTGGGTTGCCAATTGCAGCCTGTTATGTGTTTGATTTAGGTTTAGTAGTTTGTATatgatttaatatttttgtttttattttaattataaattttgggTTTCAAGGATTTGTATGTATTTGGAAAGTTTTCACATCTTATTCTATTGTTCCTTGGATATTAATGTCTGATTAAGTTATTATAGTAAGCAAAAACCAGATTGTTTACTTTGATGTTCTAAGTTTAGTACCCAGAATCAAAACTGTGTAATTGAGGGCATCAATTTTTACATTGAATCAAATTCTTAATTGATTTGTTAAGTGCGCCACTACCATTTCAAATGgtaattaacaattttttttttttaaaaaaaaaataaatgaaaaaggcATTTCAGACCCTACCAATCCATTATTGTCAAAGAGAGAGCTTGATAAGTGATTCTTTATCCCTTTTTGTCTTCACAATGTTAATATAGCCTGTTTAAGACAGGTTGTCTTTTCGTTACCTTGCAGAGTTAAAAGGTTTGACTTATTATTGTTCTTGTGAAGTAGCATTTATCTTTgtcacatttttctttcttctgtgACATTTGGTTTTTCTAATGGGTTTCATGCCAAGCTGGGTCTGTGGATGTTATTCCCTATCCTTTCTAGCCTTGTGGTAATAGTGATAATTAAGTTGGTGTTTTTTGCCTATATGTTTTTCCTAGCGTAAATTAACCAATATACAAAAAATAGGAcaatacagtttttttttttcaggactACACGACAAATATTTGCAGAATAAGTTAATATGTGAAATTAAGACCACAGATTATTGCCACAACAAATGAGCAAGAGCTTCTTGGTTACTTCAGTCTCATTATATGCATTTCTATGTACCTATGGCTAAGAagcataattataatttaccagtAGAATGGTATAGTAATTAGCAAATCTACtattttgttgtaattatttcttttttaatgaaattattagtGTTTACCTTTCTTTACTATTCTCAAGTGTTGTTTAATTACAATCTTAAACATAAAAGATAATACTGGGTGTTGACATGAGCTAGATGATTAAAAAGTGTTTGTGGAATGTGATGCTTAATGAAAGTTTGTTTACCTTCCAATTTTATCTCATGCAAACTCCTTTTTGCATCTTTTTTTATGTAGAGAGCTGCTGAAACAGAGCTACTAACCAAATTTCCTTATGGGGGTGAGCTTTCTCATTCTTAATGTGTATTGTTTTATGCCTGGCATTTTTTATTGGAAGTCCTTCAAATCAGAACCGAGAGCTGAGTAGACctacttaaacttttgaactCAAAAACTAAATGATATTACCATCTTTTAGTGAGGAATATGAATTCTGGAGCTCATTGTTCAAATTAATTTACCCAATTTAGTGCAATAGCTTTGTTATATCTAGTAAAGTTTTTTCCAAAACATGAAATTATCATTTTGTTGTAGCTGAGTAGTGGAGGCTAACGTATTAGTTTATGGTTCTTATTATAATGACAAGACATGTTACGTGATCTTTTCAGGAGTGATTCTGAGGCCTGGGTTTATTTATGGGACTCGCAGTGTTGGGAGCATGAAGATACCTTTAGGTGTAATTGGTTCTCCTATGGAGATGGTAAAGTCCTGTCCTTCCTTCGtataatttatacttatctTTTTCAAATGTTCCCCGTCTATGCTGGAACCATTGAAGATGaaaatagggataattgcaccgttggtccctgtggtatgccataattatttttcactccctatggtttaaaaagttcatgggaggtccctgtggtatgcaataattacgttttactccctaagtcgatttttcgtccaccattttgacggaatttgttaaccctacacgtcagcgccacgtgtcgtcatcttattggcggcacgtgtccatcttaataaaaaaatataaatttattaaaaaataaataaataaacttattttttaaaaaacaaaaaaaaaaaagaagaaaaagaagaaaaaaggcaggccaaggggtggctgggccacccctagccagtgggggtggccgcgcaccacccccggccactggggagGCCGCGGCCACCGCTTGCCAACCCCCGCggcccctgggggtggccttgccaccccttggcctgccttttttcttttttttttttttgtttttttaaaaataagtttatttatttattttttaataaatttatacatttttattaagatggacacgtgtcgcaatcttattggcgacatgtggcgctgacgtgtagggctaacagattccgtcaaaatggtggacggaaaatcgacccagggagtaaaacgtaattattgcataccacagggacctcccatgaactttttaaaccataaggagtgaaaaataattatggcataccacaaggaccaatggtgcaattatcccatgaaaatatatgtgattcaTCTGAATGCCTGGTTTAACTAAATTGAGCCAGTGTCCTCTTCTGCCCTGTCTTTCAACCTAACAATTGATTGCTTGCTTGCATATGAGATTGATATATCATACTCTTTTGTAAGTTGTGTTTCCATGTTGTTTGTCACCTATGAGGGTAAAGTGTGCTCCAGAACTAGTTGCTGGAGACTTCTAGATTATTTTGGAGACTTTTAGAGCTTGTAAAGTAGGGTGTAGAATAGAACTAGTTTTTTAAGAGCTAGGTAGCATCGCCTGGAATCAAGCTTATGGATTTAATACACCAAACTATTGAGAGTTTAAGACACTCACTCAACTCAACTAGAATAGCAACTATATGGAGTCAGCTACATGGGCTTTTTACACCATTGAGCTTCTTAGAGCAGTATTCTCCATTGATGTAATACAAAGGATTTGCATGTACGAACTAATAGTCAATCATTTAGAGGTTCACTATTGTGTGCAGTAGATCCTTGGAGCTTTAAGTGCACCTTCTGGATCCCTAATAATTGTAAGCAACTCTCATTCTTTCAGCTTAAACAAGTTATGGCATCAGTCGTTTGCCTGATAAACCTTTGTATAAGAAACTCTTTCTTTCAGCATAAAcacttttctgttttcaaaacaagatAAACACTTTTTCTCAAaaccattaacaaacaatcaaaacacaaaatacttttcaaatgtGGATTCCACCAAAGAAACAATTCCCAATTTTGTATCACATCAAAACAGTTTTTCAaagcaaaaccaaaaaacacttttcaaaactattatcaaatactttttgttatttgtcTTTAGTTTTCTGGTGTTGAGGTGAAACATCTTTAGTTTTCTGGTGTTGAGGTGAAACCTTGCAGAACAGCCAAAAGCTACCTACTTCCGAACGAATATTTAGACAGTGTTAAGTTATTATTAGGGGTGGCAATTCGTATTCGCGTGTCAGGTTTGGATTGTGTTGAggcatgagtataagattatatagatcAACCATAACccgatcaatttaattaaacgggtcaaaccccATAACCCTAACctgctaatttcatgttgaatttggaggtcgtgtcaaaaattgtcagcaCTAAATGTCGTGTGGCCGGTTCAGTTCATGTCAAGACATGGGTATAAGACCATATAGATCAACTCTAAcctgacctatttaattaaacatatcaAACCCCTTAATCCTAACCCACGAATTTCATGTTGAGTTCGTGAATCTTGTTAAAAATTGGCATCCCTAGTTATTATTaagggaaaactttacttataactcctgatatttcatcacttttgcaattagggtatccatctttaaaagatgtcaatttagggtatcaatttctcaatttttttcaatttcaacccttcgttagaattttttgttaaattctgtcaaaatttccaaaatatcccttattttttttaaggaaaaaaaaggagaaaatattgtgaggatttaggtgttggtcataatttaacggaatttgcaaaaatacccatgcctgaatctttgaaaaaaaattataatttttttttaaaaaaaagaatacgggtattttgagaattttgatagaatttaacagaaaaatctaacggagggttgaaattgaaaaaaattgattctaaattgaaactttttaaagaTGGATACCATAAtcgcaaaagtgatgaaagattatgGGTTCTAAGTGAAGTTCTCCTTGGTATTAATTCAGTACAAGAACTAGATCTAAGTTCTTGAATGTAGTTCGAATTCATTAAATTGTAATAGATGTTTGAGACATTGGATTTTTGAAGTTTCTACATTTGCTGCTTGGGAAACAACCCAGAATCCATTTAGGATCTTTAAGTTGTTTGGGTTTGAAAGTTGGATCGAGATCCCCAGCAATTTTGTTGCCCAGTGAGAGAGCCAATATGGGCCCATCTATCCAAGCAAGTTTTAGGCTGCCCGTCCACTTATTTGGGAAGGTGGGTTCCGTAAAGATCCTCTCACATTTGTTGCTTAGATTGCTTACAATCTAGACAACAAATTATTGTGGATCTGGATTCTTGACTAATAACCAAATGGTACCAAATTGGAAAGGCACCCATGAAGAATGTTCTAAGCATTTTGACAACATGTTCCCCTTTTCATTTCCCACTGTGTTGAAAGTTGCAGATGAAGAAACCTTGTCCTTACAAACTACTATTGACTAAATTGTGCTCAAATGTTGCAGGTTCTTAAACGTGCAAAACCGCTGAACCAGCTGCCACTTGTTGGGCCTCTGTTCACCCCCCCTGTCAGTGTTACTGCAGTGGCGAAGGTGGCTGTCAGAGCAGCGGCTGATCCAGTTTTTCCTCCCGGCATCATAGACGTCGAGGGAATACAACGTTATAGCCAACAAAAGTCAAAATAGAAACGCTGgaatccctttttcttttttgttttctttaccCATATAGAGTCGACGCTAAGCTGTTGAAAAATCTCACTGAATGAAAAAACTTCAGTATTTGTTGTTATTGGTGAATTGAAGAATAATGATCTGAGGATCATTTCAGGTTTTGATTTTGGTGCAATAACATGGGCTGCCCATACTTTTGTTGACCATTgtttctgatatatatatataaaatggtaGCAAATCGTATTCGCGTATTGGATTCGAGTCGTGTTAAGAcatgaatataagattatataagttaatcttaattcgactcatttaattaaacgggttagatTCATCAACTTTAATCCAATAATTTGTGCTAAATCTGTGATTCGTGTAAATAATTGtcgatccatatatatatatattcattttggTGACTGAGAATTGATGACAACTGCTTTTCAATTGGCTGGTAAATGTATATCAAGGCTTCATCTTCTGTTTTCAAAATGGTACATGGCTGTACGGTATTATAACCCCTGTTAGCACCTCTGGTGGAACCTTTTATGAAACAAGCCCTACCTCTACTTATCCATGATagtcttctctcttttttgggGCCCATGATAGTCTTctcaaaaggcaaaaaaaaaaaaactgaaggatcTCGAAAAATAATGGTGATAATTTTCTTATTAGGGTGTTTATCACATGGGAGAATGCTGCTGAGACAGAGAGAGCAACAGGATGATCATGAAACCCTACACCGTCTCATCCTTCTATAGATATAGTGGTGCCCCTTTTGAAGATTTGTGTCCGATCCCACGGAAATTTATCACAATGGGAGAATTTGATATGTGAATTAGGTACATACTTCATCGTGTGATTATCCATCACAAACTTTTAAAAACATGCAAAAAGCTAAGGATCGCAATTCATGTTCGCGTATTGAGTTCGTATCATGTCGATGCATAAGTATAAgagtatatatatcaattctAACTCGAACTATTTGATTAAATGAATCAGATCCCTACTCAACTGTAAtctgctattttatttttttttttgggttcataTCGAATAAGCggatcgtataaaaaattggcGGCCaacatccaattttttttatctttgggTAGCAAATCcccgagtaatgctacatgtcatacccatgtccctcttgtatccctctaaaaatgaggtggcttttaaaatcaccattgagcttgtgattgatcaaaattgaattttgatcacatggtgattttaaaagccacctcatttttagagggacacaagagggacatgggtatgacgtttagaattatTCCAAATCCCCACCCATGGTTTAGCTGCTTAGGTTTAGAAGCATAATTAAATGAAACTCTACGTCATGCATCCACCAAGTAGTGGAAAGTGGGAAGAAGTGGtgcctcactctctctctctctctctctctctctctctctctctctcatatttaaTTCTTCTTGTgacaataacaacaacaaaaaagattCCATCAGCAGATTTAATTCTTCTTGTg
Coding sequences within:
- the LOC133870090 gene encoding uncharacterized protein At1g32220, chloroplastic, whose protein sequence is MRTVVSRLILSKSWIPRHNTMAATRNGRHLSTDSNKVDEPFKVEEAETVNVPPPPTEKLLVLGGNGFVGSHVCREALDRGLSVASLSRSGRSSIHDSWANKVTWHQGNLLLPDSWREALSGVTAVISCVGGFGSNSYMYKINGTANINAIRAAAEEGVKRFVYISAADFGLVNYLLQGYYEGKRAAETELLTKFPYGGVILRPGFIYGTRSVGSMKIPLGVIGSPMEMVLKRAKPLNQLPLVGPLFTPPVSVTAVAKVAVRAAADPVFPPGIIDVEGIQRYSQQKSK